The Plasmodium coatneyi strain Hackeri chromosome 11, complete sequence DNA segment TCGACATTGTAGTTAACCCGGACGGTGTAGGAACAGCAGAGGGGGGACAGGAGGAAGGGGCATAAACCCTTCGGAGgctaattaaaaattgtaacgattgtgcttcttctctttttgtGTTCTTCACAATTTGCAGCGCACGTGGTACTTTTTGTTTCTCGTGTGTCTTTCGGGAGAGATGTCCTCGTCGCGCATCATacctattattttttttacccccatAATTCTtaaccgaaaaaaaaaaaaaaaaaaggaagaaaaagaaaaaagaaaacttcTCTCATTCATCCATCgcatgtgcaattttttttttctctttttaattatcTCACCTGATTATCATCACTATGTTGACTTTTcagcttttcttttctgctcCCTCCCCATCTATTCATCTATTTTACCAGCTTTTAATCATCCCCTACGTGCATGGTGAATTATGAAGCATGAGTTATGTgtgaatatatgcatacacacgtatgtatataaatttctttttctttttcctttttccttttttgccgATTAATTTTGCAATGTTGTATTGTATTATGTTGTACAATtgtgttgcttttttttttttttcactttttcaaagTTCACAAAATTTAATTTACTCGAACAATGAACAAAACTCTCGTAAAAACTAAGCAACCCTTAgaacaattttctttttttggtaatattggaaaaaaaaaatgcggaGCGAGCCACACGCTTGCGATGGGAATGTGAGACGGAATACGTTTATGTCACACGTTGTAGACTGTTGCACGTGCTTGAGCAGGCAAAGGTTGATAATTCCTCCTGGTGAGAGTCTTTCTGTTCCATCCAAAGAACGATGCGGGAACGTTTTTCCATTCACTTCGCACAAATGTGCCCctgaaaagtgaaaaaaaagcctATGCCTACGtagatatgtatatatatgtatacctTATGTGCACCTGGGCACCGCTCCTGTTCTACACATTTTTGGCGCTTGCACAACGATGAGTCGATGAACGCACGGGGAAACTCCCCCTTTTAAGCATTTGtcactttccattttgtacaaaattggTATTTCCGGGGAGCAATATAGGGAGCActaaatggggaagaacccacttaaaaaaaggagaaagctTTTATCGGCATTTTATCTCCATTTCGAGCGCCATTAAGGAAAGATGGAAACTCCATTTGAGGCTTCCATTTTGCATGTACAATTAGTAGTTTCTACATCTGCCCATGCGGAGCGGACCATCGCACACATGTGTGGTAACGGGGATTGATACTTCTTCacgttttttaaaaggggtaTAATACCTTCTCTGCAGATCTATCACACCGTCAATTTGTCACACCGTCAATTTGTTACACCGTCAATTTGTTACACCGTCAATTTGTCACACCGTCAAATTGTTACACCGCCAAATTGTCACACCGCCCAGTCCGGCACACCATGAGCACGTATGGAACCCTGCTGAAGGTCACCTCATTCGGAGAGAGCCACGGGAAAGCAGTGGGGTGTGTCATAGACGGGTTCCTGCCAAACATAGAAATAAATTTCGCCCTGATACAGAAACAACTAAATAGGAGGAGACCAAATCAGTCCAAGCTGACAAGTTGCCGAAATGAAGAGGACAAATTAATTGTCCTTTCCGGTTTTGATGAGAATAAATCCTTGGGAACTCCAAtcacttttttaattaacaatGAAGacgtgaagaaggaaaattattcCTCCTTCATAGATATTCCTAGACCCGGACATGGGGattacacatattttaaaaaatataatgtaaagaataaaagtgGAAGTAGTCGTTTTTCCGGGAGGGAGACAGCTACCCGTGTGGCTGCAGGTGCTTGCATAGAGCAGTGGTTGCAAAATTATTACCACTGCACTGTCGTTTGTTATGTCCATTCTGTGGGGCATATAAAGTTACCTGAAAAAATCATCAGAAATTTCGAACGCAACCCACCGTCGAGGGATTTAGTTGACACATATGGAGCTGTAAAGTACTACCAGAGGAGAGGCACATTCTGTGACTTCTACGGTAATGTGTATAACTCTGATGGGAAGCTCCTACGGGGGGTAGGAGTTACCAGTGGGGAATCTGCCCCCACCGATGGTGCTATACCAAACGTGCATGAACGATTGACCGATCCAGGTGAGTACACCCTGTTGCAAACGAGGTGTCCACACCCATTTACGGCAGTAcaaatatgttcatatattttaaaattaaaagaagcGGGGGATAGCGTAGGTGGAATAGCCACGTGCGTTGTATATAACGTGCCAGTAGGCATTGGAGAACCCAtctttgaaaaaatggaagcagaATTGGGTAAAATTATTCTTTCCATACCAGCAGTGAAGGGTATCGAATTTGGTAGTGGGTTCGATGGAACATACATGCTCGGGTCGGGACATAACGATTTGTTCAGCACGTTGGATGCATCAGAGGAGAGGTCTTATCAGAGGGGGTGGACTCTCACTGATACGCTGGATagcaaaaggggagaaatGACCCAATTGGGTAGTCATGCAGGGGGGGGAacttttttcgaaaaagatGACTACCATCGATCGGACCCACGAATCGACGAATCGACGGATGAAACTTCCCCTCCTGGTGACGAAAAATTGCTAATCACAACTAGTAACAACTGCGGAGGCATCTTAGCAGGAATTACAACAGGAAATAATATTGTCTTTAGATCCGCCATAAAGCCAGTATCGTCCATacaaatagaaaaggaaacgtGTAATTTTTCTGGACAAAAGTGCAAACTGAAGGTAAAAGGAATGCATGACTGCTGCATTTTGCCGAGACTCCCTCCCATTATTGAAGCATGCACTAGTATTGTAATTGGAGATATGGTACTTCGACAAGTGGCTAAGTATGGCCATAGCAAGCTTCCTTCTGTGGGGTGCCTCTCCCGTTCGACGAAGGAGTAACACGGAAACAAATATGCCTacgcgaaaaaaagaaagcgggtggccttccttctttcctgcGTGAACTCGCGCATTAGCGCATTTACGATCATTTAtgctcatttattttttgcattcccttttttgtaaaaaagtcgaaaatggaaacaaatttATGCCCCTTGGGCAGTCTTATTCAAACTGCACTAATTTGCGAACCATCGGAGTGGCACAATGTAGAAATGTCGTaggagggaaaataaaataaaataacaaaatcTACCCCGCCCATCGACGGAAATAATGTTGCATCCTTTAGAAGGAGACtgcacaaatttgaaaaggagGTTTCATTCGGGTAAGCCGCCAAGCCTCGTGTgtgcttcttttattttcccccttacgACACTTTTATCGCATTTTATCATACCGCATGCTGTCACATATTaattatccctttttttattttatttttttccgctttgtGTGCAACAAGCGAAGTGACagattttcccttcttttcacgCATTTCCCTcgcttttctcttttattttctgtcGAAAATTTCGAAGTCTTCCCCCTTCATGACAAAATATGgcatgcaaaaatatttaagCCAATTTGTTTGCCCCCTCGTCTAAGTAAGACATTTTGTCGACACTGttgtgcaaaataaaaaaaattttattcctttgaAAGACGAAATAGGGGTGAAGCTCTACAGAATAATGCACACATGTCGAACCGTTACTTAGCCCAATTCGACACTGTATGTAGCCCATCCGGAATGACATTTCGGGAGAGCAAAGCAACATTCAAATTTCACGCGATGGTAGAAAGACATCACGGTGAACCGCTAGATTTGAGCGAACCAAAACAGGATTTGTTTTCCACCAATGGGCTAAAAATGGGTTAGCAGACGGAAGTGGGGGGAGGGCGGTATGCACGAGGGTACATGCTTGCATGTGGGGATACTGATTCGGGACTGTCCAAGTACCGTCATGTGCAGTTATTTATCGTCATTTGAGGCGTCCTGGACATTGTATGTGGCATATGTGCCGTCATAAACTgcgtatgcacatttatacGCCGCCTATATACCGCTTTCATGCTACTTACACACGGAACATTTATTCACtgcaggggggaaaaatgcgaCTGCACACTGAAATGTATACCATCtagtagaaataaaaaaacactttTCCCTTGCACGGAAAACACACATTTTGAGGAAACACCGTGCATGCGAATAATAATCAATAGAGGGAATAGTCTctaaaaaaaggcatacattcgaagggggaagaaaaacaaagagGCATGTAAAAAACATCAAAAGGACgtgtgaaaaggaaaaaaatgtttaataaaatatatcctTATGGAAAATCCTGTGTGAAAGCTTATTTTCCAAAGAATGCCCATGCAGCCAATATCAGATGGGTCGACAATTCCCGTaacgaaaatgcaaaaaaaattaaaaaaaaaaataacaccaaTGAAAAGATAACACAgataaaataggaaaagaaaCTCTGCTTTTTTCACAGGAATATAGGAATCGTCTTAGGCAGAAAAATGCGCAAGAGTGTGCAAATTTTCATACCTTTATGGTCCAAATTGCTACACAAGGGTGATTCAGTAGGGAAAATTGATAGAGCACAAAATTCGACACACCGTTTTCCAAATGTGGGATGTTAACATGTGAGCAGTACTCAGAAGAACGGATCTGTATATTCACGTTTTTTAagtgtttcatttttttttatatatgtattgtgCTTTTTTTGTCGAAAGGAACTCCCTACCCTTTTTATACCATCGAGCAGCTAacctttgttctttttcccacCTTCGGTCCCAGTAAAGGAAAGTACTCTCCCTTTTTACCTTCCTGTACAGGTGATAACtgtcgaaaaaaagaaataccttcgtggaaacattttttatacaacccTGTGATTTAACAAAGTTAATGATACCTACATACAGGTTATGAAAAGCCATGTAAGGACtgctccccccttttttactacTCAAAATAAGATTcaggtttttattttattttgtttttttttttttactccttaacattttatgcatatgtgtcGTAATTCACCAAAATTGTGCATCGAATTTTTCgatgaatttattatatgTTCCGTTCGAAAAAATGTGTAGACACCATTGGAAGTTGATTTGCTTTGCTTGCAAACATGTAGGTACACAGTGGTGATGGAATTCGGAAAATATTCCCATCAGAAGGGGGTTCTCTTTATATCAAAAGTATAACCCTACCGTTcgtatttattatttcctaTCAGTTGGTTTTTATTTACAAAGTTAAACACACcatcttcccttttcgcATGCAAAATTGTGTGTCTtctatgcattttttctcccacaTGTAGCAATTTCTATGTCTCGAAAGGTTGTTAAAGTGAGCATACAGATAAGGCATATTAGTCCTTACAGCTCAAATATACATTTGTCAAtacttataaaaaaaaagaagaggaaaacaacttacaataaaatatgacttcgttcctttttaaggaatcatgtaaaaagtattacaaaggaatgcaaaaaatttcccgtggttttataatttctactttatttatttggTCCCCATTGTTGTTTCCTTAATCATGTGCTCTTTTGTTTAGGATTTCGTTCATATTTTGTTCACCTTTTCTGTTCTACTTTTTCGTCCCTTTTTTCGTCCTCTTTTTCGCCCCCCTTTTCgattacttctttttcttcttccttttttttttttttttcccattcgcTAAATTAACATTTCCCCCTTAAGCCATCGTAATGGTATTAGAAAGACCATGGTGACGTTTTCACTAATCCTCATTTTTACATGTCAGttgaacaaaaaggggaacaaatcTAATTCAGTGTATCAATATAGCGTACCATTTCAATGCGTTCGCATAGATAGATATCGTATGCACGCATCAGTGTGTATGTGCGCGAATTCCTTCACACATAGATATGTACACGGGTGAATCCAAGTAAGCATCTAAATGCCTTGCAAGAAGCGCCGCATTGAGATACCCCGTCAAATTTTCAGCCAATTTTTCAGTCAATTTTTTAGTCAATTTTTtagtcaatttttttgtcaatttttcgATCAAATTTTCGGTCAATTTTTCGGTAAAAATTTCCAGCTGAATCCTCCACCTTTGTTACGAAATTTATCGCACCTATGGACAACGGAGAATACACTATTTGTGTAAGCTCAGCACGACATTGAAAGTGGAGTAGCGATTTATTTAAGGCAAGAACTTCTTTCTGCCGTGTTGgggaatattaaaaatgtgaaacacTTTGATCAGGCACGGAcgaatgcagaaaaaaaaaacaataaaaaaagggaagaaatgaaaaaacctATGcgaattaacaaaaataaataattactTATACATGAACACCTTTACATACCCATACACATGCGCCTCTTTGTAGCAGCGTCAAAACAATAAACACagaatcgttttttttttttcttcttctttttccttgctGGTGGGGGGTACtgggagcaaaaaaataaataaataaacactATGCTTTCCCATTGAAACATCCACGTTATGCAGCTGGTAATTTTCTGTCACTCCATTCAAACAAAGAAGTGACAcatatttaatttaaaaaaaaaattacacacatgtatatatgtgcacatatgtatgcatttaGATGCACATACAGATGTGTTATCTCATAAGAAAAAACGAGTAACCAAAAATTCCCCCTTGTAAGGACTCCGCACCAAAGGCGTACACCTTGAAATCGGGTGTGCACAGAAAGGTAGACATATTGTTTGAACAAATCAAAGGAAAGCGCGCTAGAACTAGTGTTACCTGTGGgggaaaattaatatttcaCACGCCGACAGTGTAATTCCATACGTGCAAATGAATCGAATTCGAAACCATCGATCGATGGTCTGCTAAAGGGACGGAACAAACGAGGTGACGAACGAAGTTGCAAAATAAAGCACCAAGGACAAGTCAAAACGAATGAgacagaaagaaaaacacacacatgtttACGTGTGTATGAATAATTACGCATGTACATAACAGCGCTAAAAGGGAATAAGAAAtgtttccaaaaaaaaaaaaaaaagcataagcTTATAACGTATGAACTCACAGTGTCATATCAAATTAACGGAAGAACATCTTCTTTGCTCATTCTTGTGCCCTTTACAAATAACCGTTGCAGGCACggaaaacggaaaaaaaagtaagtgCTAAACGTGTGCCTTCACGTAAGCAAGTAAGGCAAACGTACAAAACACACACTTCACGACATTCTATACGTGTAAATAATCCACCACGAAggctccttccttctattttttctttccttctatgAAACATTTTTTGTCTTATTTTGCAACAAAAGTACCCCCACAGTGCTTTTcccattatttttaatttcccttATTTCCAAAGTGTaaatattatacataaagtaaataagaaaaaaaaaaagaaaagaaaagaaaagtcaTAAAATTTC contains these protein-coding regions:
- a CDS encoding Chorismate synthase — protein: MSTYGTLLKVTSFGESHGKAVGCVIDGFLPNIEINFALIQKQLNRRRPNQSKLTSCRNEEDKLIVLSGFDENKSLGTPITFLINNEDVKKENYSSFIDIPRPGHGDYTYFKKYNVKNKSGSSRFSGRETATRVAAGACIEQWLQNYYHCTVVCYVHSVGHIKLPEKIIRNFERNPPSRDLVDTYGAVKYYQRRGTFCDFYGNVYNSDGKLLRGVGVTSGESAPTDGAIPNVHERLTDPGEYTLLQTRCPHPFTAVQICSYILKLKEAGDSVGGIATCVVYNVPVGIGEPIFEKMEAELGKIILSIPAVKGIEFGSGFDGTYMLGSGHNDLFSTLDASEERSYQRGWTLTDTLDSKRGEMTQLGSHAGGGTFFEKDDYHRSDPRIDESTDETSPPGDEKLLITTSNNCGGILAGITTGNNIVFRSAIKPVSSIQIEKETCNFSGQKCKLKVKGMHDCCILPRLPPIIEACTSIVIGDMVLRQVAKYGHSKLPSVGCLSRSTKE